The sequence below is a genomic window from Nicotiana tomentosiformis chromosome 6, ASM39032v3, whole genome shotgun sequence.
tcacatacttgctgaaagtcatgagctacaattccatgaagagtgaatggcatgactttacaaataaattgaagtctgcaagctgtcGCAATTGCTTTCaggctgaacttcgctgtttcatctgctaattgttgaattctttgcattgcaggtacttagattcgtaaaatgacagcagcgagtaaaccatccaagcaacaagacaaagatggtaacaaacaaccgcccaaaaagcctaccggaagggcagcgggcggtccaaatccacagaaaaagaggaagcggacggagaaggaaatggaactgctgcctaggcagttaagtgatgattcagagcaagaggaggaggaaacattggtccggaggacagtgaagaagggtattacaccaagcaaaggaatagagatacgagagcctgtgacataccaaagaaaagcttcgagaatgagtgctccaactgataaagggaaggagaagattactacagaatctgaatccgattccgattcggacaatgaccacctacagatcaacatgagtgatgaagacgaaggtgaacccatagaccgagttgattgggagaaatactttgttaatgagaaggcattccgagcctataagaagatattggtttcaaagaagtacattccggaaaagccgataaacatcggaccacttaagacaaagtactcagagtttctccagtcaattcgagaggtgcaaaaatggggacccattctgaaaggtcatggcaaagccaacctcaccattgttagagagctctacgccaattggcgtcacgcacggggaaacattgtgcgagtaagagggatagatattaatgtgtcagctgaagctctgaataacttcttaagggtgccacacacactcactgacaggtttgacgccatatgcaaaacaccagattatgcacacattaagtctgtcctatgccctaccaggaaggatgcagaatggaagcatgggagtatggagtaccactctatagcaaaggaattcatgagtgcgttagcacgtgtggctctaaatttcatttgtaaccgactgctgccatgccaacataaaactgatgtccctcgttaccgcgcactcgtattatatgctttattagaggggataccactcaacttcggagccatcatgcatgatcaaatgcagcgaaccaggatgaattacaagtggaggctgttctttgctaataccctaacggcttttttaacagagaggggagtactatgggacaaggagaatgatgacattgaggctaaagctccaggaccatatgatgtcactcatgttctagagccgaacaagggaaggtcttctaagctcaccgtccaacaattatttgagcatatgcaagcagatatgcaagagaacagggctgagctgatagcgactcgtgtcgagttgagtgccaccagggatgagttgagacagactcgtgcggatctaagccgagttcagaccgagcaggccacgatgatgaaggagatatcattactcctcagagctctggttcaatgtgcaggtacagacatctcccagctgattgcatcatccactgccggaccatc
It includes:
- the LOC138893319 gene encoding uncharacterized protein encodes the protein MTAASKPSKQQDKDGNKQPPKKPTGRAAGGPNPQKKRKRTEKEMELLPRQLSDDSEQEEEETLVRRTVKKGITPSKGIEIREPVTYQRKASRMSAPTDKGKEKITTESESDSDSDNDHLQINMSDEDEGEPIDRVDWEKYFVNEKAFRAYKKILVSKKYIPEKPINIGPLKTKYSEFLQSIREVQKWGPILKGHGKANLTIVRELYANWRHARGNIVRVRGIDINVSAEALNNFLRVPHTLTDRFDAICKTPDYAHIKSVLCPTRKDAEWKHGSMEYHSIAKEFMSALARVALNFICNRLLPCQHKTDVPRYRALVLYALLEGIPLNFGAIMHDQMQRTRMNYKWRLFFANTLTAFLTERGVLWDKENDDIEAKAPGPYDVTHVLEPNKGRSSKLTVQQLFEHMQADMQENRAELIATRVELSATRDELRQTRADLSRVQTEQATMMKEISLLLRALVQCAGTDISQLIASSTAGPSTPVPPIVTEAPLNRPIEVAVTPDTESAPVVDDRNAMDADAPPP